Proteins encoded within one genomic window of Humulus lupulus chromosome 1, drHumLupu1.1, whole genome shotgun sequence:
- the LOC133792439 gene encoding protein RESISTANCE TO PHYTOPHTHORA 1, chloroplastic isoform X1, whose product MNALPSTSFCNYQIPKFKLTYSSLSLKHISLSHFTTATTPPFLSRSLRIYANSNQVETQPPLEEEPAGLESKEASKPSSVPLDKDLKKVVQKTAATFAPRASTASKNPAVPGTVLYTVFEVQGYVSMLLGGALSFNLLFPSNEPDIWRLMGMWSIWMFTIPSLRARDCSKNEKEALNYLFLLVPLLNVTIPFFLKSFPVVWSADTVAFFGMYAWKVGCKEKTRNPILDGSLRM is encoded by the exons ATGAACGCTTTGCCCTCTACTTCCTTCTGCAACTACCAAATACCAAAGTTTAAGCTCACATATTCAAGTTTAAGCCTCAAACACATCTCCTTATCCCATTTTACTACCGCTACTACTCCTCCCTTTCTCAGCAGAAGCCTCAGAATTTATGCTAATTCCAACCAAGTTGAGACACAGCCTCCTCTAGAGGAGGAACCCGCCGGACTGGAATCCAAGGAAGCAAGTAAGCCCTCCTCTGTTCCACTTGACAAAGACCTTAAGaag gttgttcaAAAAACTGCTGCAACATTTGCTCCAAGGGCTTCCACAGCTTCCAAGAATCCTGCAGTTCCTGGAACTGTTCTATACACTGTTTTTGAAGTCCAAGGCTATGTTTCCATGTTGTTAGGTGGAGCTTTGTCTTTTAATCTCTTGTTCCCTTCAAATGAACCAGACATATGGAGACTAATGGGAATGTGGTCAATTTGGATGTTCA CCATTCCATCGCTACGGGCTCGAGATTGCTCGAAAAATGAGAAGGAAGCTCTTAACTATCTCTTCCTTCTAGTCCCCTTACTCAATGTAACAATTCCATTCTTTTTGAAGTCCTTTCCAGTTGTTTGGTCTGCTGATACCGTAGCCTTCTTTGGCATGTATGCATGGAAG GTTGGTTGCAAAGAGAAGACTAGGAATCCAATACTTGATGGCTCTCTTCGAATGTAG
- the LOC133792439 gene encoding protein RESISTANCE TO PHYTOPHTHORA 1, chloroplastic isoform X2 yields the protein MNALPSTSFCNYQIPKFKLTYSSLSLKHISLSHFTTATTPPFLSRSLRIYANSNQVETQPPLEEEPAGLESKEASKPSSVPLDKDLKKVVQKTAATFAPRASTASKNPAVPGTVLYTVFEVQGYVSMLLGGALSFNLLFPSNEPDIWRLMGMWSIWMFTIPSLRARDCSKNEKEALNYLFLLVPLLNVTIPFFLKSFPVVWSADTVAFFGMYAWKLGWLQRED from the exons ATGAACGCTTTGCCCTCTACTTCCTTCTGCAACTACCAAATACCAAAGTTTAAGCTCACATATTCAAGTTTAAGCCTCAAACACATCTCCTTATCCCATTTTACTACCGCTACTACTCCTCCCTTTCTCAGCAGAAGCCTCAGAATTTATGCTAATTCCAACCAAGTTGAGACACAGCCTCCTCTAGAGGAGGAACCCGCCGGACTGGAATCCAAGGAAGCAAGTAAGCCCTCCTCTGTTCCACTTGACAAAGACCTTAAGaag gttgttcaAAAAACTGCTGCAACATTTGCTCCAAGGGCTTCCACAGCTTCCAAGAATCCTGCAGTTCCTGGAACTGTTCTATACACTGTTTTTGAAGTCCAAGGCTATGTTTCCATGTTGTTAGGTGGAGCTTTGTCTTTTAATCTCTTGTTCCCTTCAAATGAACCAGACATATGGAGACTAATGGGAATGTGGTCAATTTGGATGTTCA CCATTCCATCGCTACGGGCTCGAGATTGCTCGAAAAATGAGAAGGAAGCTCTTAACTATCTCTTCCTTCTAGTCCCCTTACTCAATGTAACAATTCCATTCTTTTTGAAGTCCTTTCCAGTTGTTTGGTCTGCTGATACCGTAGCCTTCTTTGGCATGTATGCATGGAAG CTAGGTTGGTTGCAAAGAGAAGACTAG